The following are encoded together in the Malaya genurostris strain Urasoe2022 chromosome 3, Malgen_1.1, whole genome shotgun sequence genome:
- the LOC131436423 gene encoding eIF-2-alpha kinase GCN2, whose protein sequence is MAAGNKSGSSNKKETYRERQETELEVIRSIYETQVEDLRPSEGKWCPLEVRLRLTPQKGSAREAYVRADLRVSCSKNYPKYPPKIELENTVGLSDELMNELLQQLNQQASELKGEVMIYELAGTVESFLHKYNVPPKGSFYDEMLANRQRQAVARQNTLKAEEDQRRQLIQDELQKRKKELKRTRKESKHSMSEVSPLHRTTSSSENSDGNNFRRFSNYCLDHRRSETLFLRDGRKIVKGSCLGHSQRGCIAYSGIDVTTGQLVYLTEWNIELNEDGKTVGGRTADEIVTNIEKQVACLVTLKHKNLISYDGVLCKVKNDGIDIFLVQEFVLGTSLFTISGSLGWSAEGASMVTKGTLEALIYLHNNGVSHDNLSDSTVFMDNSGSIKVADFNLIPYIQELITGQQCVRSDLPALGTLVESLLNAHSEMKDFIDRCKSERTISASDLLDHPFLRPILFQEVSINDRKQSRDLKAPDLASVDRSHHLMPAYMNTSVTGEKSRLQTEFEVLSHIGKGAYGDVLKVRNILDNRQYAIKRILLPARSKQFYKKMTREVELLSRLNHENVVRYYNSWVETVSPGDDPHHGAESSCDWSLSAGSARKRVAKQNSEKNSDWMLDCMAIDSSTDDDDEDDEDSSDGIEFVDSNGEVATYGTYSECATGENGKGKTNGTSVAPVEMLYMYIQMEFCEKSTLRTAIDSGLYQDVDRVWRLFREIAEGLSHIHQQGMIHRDLKPVNVFLDSRDQVKIGDFGLATTSILALQNQQQERLTSSSHRMLPLDMGNSLTGKVGTALYVAPELTGNASKSTYNQKVDLYSLGIILFEMSSPPLTTGMERVKTLMDLRTDAIRFPDNFLNESSHSQQIQVIRWLLNHDPSKRPTAEELLSSELVPPVRLEAGEIQDIVRHVLSNSQSRHYKHLIARCFAQESDTIDELSYHLDMVPIIPRFDFVKSKIVELFRKHGAIEVVTPLLTPYAKASARNNSVKLMTHSGSIVSLPDDLRVPFMRHVALNGIKFIRRYSIGRVYREKKVFNFHPKQVYECAFDIVTPNRGNLIVDAELVSIANEIMVELNLLDPQREVFFRMNHISLLRSILLYCNVPLDKYKDLFEIVVDFLDRKILKFQLVASVNNQIAQPGIKINTAYLCEALQIEVPLGQINGTILKTLIRGKGEAATLAKVAIRELETVVSFAQGMGVRRPLNICPGLPINYERAKSGGVVWQLIGALKAKKKNPLTTIAVGGRYDAKLAEFQISGINNGLQVPKVELSGAGFSFHLDKLVNAIGSTTGCEPVEVMIYITSSRPPLREVVQILRSLWSNGIKTGLLEGALSVDESAKEVGATMVVMIGEGGELRVRCLDNDRFQERHVTRAELIPYTLRVLRPDSSTSDLAVALQNTSITNTASIKSIPSLSGQSQNSSTASLDLIFLTSEKMNANKKRRYENQVEHKLSPILSKFHKKEKISLIMVDLPKAPLRELIGLLDPSECGNDDGTSSISFELNALIERYPKYKRNIREIYGEIMDTFSESKAMPIVGVYSVIDSFSRLIL, encoded by the exons CCGCCCGAGAGGCATACGTTAGAGCAGACCTTCGAGTCAGTTGCAGCAAAAACTACCCGAAATA CCCACCGAAAATAGAATTGGAGAATACCGTTGGTTTGTCAGATGAGTTGATGAATGAATTACTGCAGCAGCTAAATCAACAGGCTAGCGAATTGAAGGGCGAGGTTATGATATATGAGCTAGCAGGAACAGTGGAAAGTTTCTTACACAAGTATAATGTTCCACCGAAAGGAAGCTTCTACGATGAAATGTTAGCTAACCGGCAGCGACAGGCAGTGGCTCGACAGAACACATTGAAGGCAGAAGAAGATCAACGCCGGCAGTTGATCCAAGATGAGTTGCAGAAGCGCAAAAAGGAACTGAAGAGAACTAGAAAAGAGTCGAAACATAGCATGAGCGAAGTTAGTCCACTACATCGGACCACTAGTTCTTCGGAGAACAGCGATGGAAACAATTTTAGGAGGTTTTCCAATTATTGTCTAGATCACCGGAGGAGTGAGACCTTATTTCTTCGAGATGGTCGGAAAATAGTGAAGGGATCCTGCTTGGGACATTCCCAAAGAGGTTGTATTGCATATTCTGGAATTGATGTTACAACAGGGCAGCTGGTTTATTTGACCGAATGGAACATCGAGTTGAACGAGGATGGGAAAACAGTTGGGGGGCGCACTGCGGATGAGATTGTGACGAATATCGAGAAGCAGGTTGCCTGTTTAGTAACTCTAAAACACAAGAATCTGATTTCCTATGACGGAGTTCTGTGTAAAGTTAAAAACgacggaatcgatatttttcttGTACAAGAGTTCGTGTTAGGAACCAGTTTGTTTACTATATCCGGGTCACTCGGATGGTCAGCAGAAGGAGCTAGCATGGTTACTAAAGGCACATTGGAAGCACTCATCTACCTTCATAATAATGGAGTATCACATGATAATCTTTCCGATTCTACCGTATTCATGGACAATTCTGGTAGTATCAAAGTAGCTGATTTTAATCTCATTCCTTACATTCAAGAATTGATAACCGGACAACAGTGTGTACGAAGTGACCTTCCGGCGCTGGGAACCCTGGTCGAATCTTTACTCAATGCACACTCTGAAATGAAGGATTTTATTGATCGTTGTAAATCAGAACGTACGATATCGGCCTCTGACCTTCTAGACCACCCATTTTTACGACCAATTCTTTTTCAAGAAGTTTCGATCAATGATCGTAAGCAAAGTCGAGATCTCAAGGCACCGGATCtagcttcggtcgacagatctCATCATTTGATGCCTGCATACATGAATACTTCAGTTACTGGGGAAAAATCACGTCTTCAGACCGAATTTGAAGTTCTATCTCACATCGGTAAAGGTGCCTATGGGGATGTATTGAAGGTTCGCAACATTCTGGACAACCGTCAATACGCAATCAAGCGAATATTGCTTCCGGCGCGGAGTAAACAATTCTACAAAAAGATGACCCGAGAAGTAGAGCTACTATCGCGATTGAACCACGAGAACGTGGTTCGTTACTATAACAGTTGGGTGGAAACTGTAAGCCCGGGAGATGATCCCCATCACGGAGCAGAATCTAGCTGTGACTGGTCTTTGAGTGCTGGAAGTGCACGCAAACGGGTAGCTAAGCAAAATAGCGAAAAGAATTCCGACTGGATGCTGGATTGTATGGCTATAGATTCCAGtaccgacgacgacgatgaagaTGATGAAGACAGTTCAGATGGAATAGAGTTTGTAGATTCGAATGGCGAAGTAGCGACGTATGGAACCTATAGCGAATGTGCAACAGGTGAGAACGGAAAGGGGAAAACTAACGGAACATCTGTAGCTCCGGTGGAAATGTTATACATGTACATACAGATGGAGTTCTGCGAGAAGAGCACGCTGAG GACCGCTATTGACTCAGGTCTGTATCAGGATGTAGATCGTGTTTGGCGTCTTTTCCGAGAAATTGCAGAAGGACTCAGTCACATTCATCAGCAGGGTATGATACACCGGGATCTTAAGCCGGTGAATGTATTTCTCGATTCGCGGGATCAGGTTAAAATTGGAGATTTTGGTCTCGCTACAACCAGTATTTTGGCACTGCAGAATCAACAACAAG AACGCCTCACTAGCAGCAGTCATCGAATGCTACCGTTAGACATGGGAAATTCACTTACGGGTAAAGTCGGTACAGCGTTGTACGTAGCACCAGAGTTGACCGGAAATGCATCAAAATCCACCTACAACCAAAAGGTGGATCTATATTCGTTGGGTATAATTTTGTTCGAAATGAGCAGTCCACCGCTCACCACCGGTATGGAACGAGTTAAAACACTGATGGATCTCCGAACGGATGCAATTCGATTTCCGGATAATTTCTTAAACGAAAGCAGTCATTCGCAACAGATTCAAGTGATCCGTTGGTTATTGAACCACGATCCTAGCAAAAGACCCACTGCCGAGGAGCTTCTCTCTTCCGAGTTGGTGCCGCCTGTCCGTTTGGAAGCGGGGGAGATACAGGACATCGTTCGGCATGTGCTCTCCAATTCCCAGTCAAGACactacaaacatttaattgcacGCTGTTTTGCCCAGGAGAGCGACACCATTGACGAACTTAGTTACCATCTTGATATGGTTCCCATTATACCTCGGTTCGATTTCGTTAAGTCGAAAATTGTTGAACTGTTCAGGAAGCACGGTGCTATCGAAGTGGTGACTCCTCTTCTGACACCGTACGCGAAAGCTTCGGCTCGAAATAACTCTGTTAAATTGATGACCCATTCGGGCAGCATCGTATCACTTCCAGATGATTTACGGGTTCCGTTTATGCGACATGTGGCATTGAatggtataaaatttattcgacgaTATTCGATCGGACGGGTTTACCGGGAGAAGAAGGTATTCAACTTTCATCCCAAACAAGTCTATGAATGTGCGTTCGACATTGTAACTCCCAATCGCGGCAACCTGATTGTGGATGCCGAGCTGGTCTCGATAGCCAACGAAATAATGGTCGAACTAAATCTTCTCGATCCCCAACGGGAAGTGTTTTTTCGAATGAACCACATTAGTTTACTACGCTCGATCCTGCTGTACTGCAACGTTCCGCTAGATAAATACAAAGATTTGTTCGAAATCGTAGTAGATTTTCTCGACAGAAAAATACTAAAATTTCAGCTGGTGGCCTCTGTTAATAATCAAATTGCTCAACCTGGAATCAAAATTAACACAGCTTATCTTTGCGAAGCACTACAAATTGAGGTACCACTGGGGCAAATTAATGGTACGATCCTCAAAACATTGATCCGAGGGAAAGGAGAAGCTGCTACGTTAGCTAAAGTGGCAATCAGAGAACTGGAAACGGTTGTATCTTTTGCTCAAGGAATGGGAGTTCGACGTCCGCTCAATATTTGCCCCGGATTGCCCATCAATTATGAGCGTGCAAAAAGTGGTGGGGTTGTATGGCAGCTGATTGGGGCACTAAAGGCAAAAAAGAAAAATCCGCTTACCACGATTGCCGTTGGAGGCCGATATGACGCCAAACTGGCCGAGTTTCA AATATCTGGAATCAACAATGGGTTACAGGTTCCCAAGGTCGAACTCTCCGGAGCaggattcagttttcatttgGATAAATTAGTTAACGCGATTGGATCTACCACGGGTTGTGAGCCTGTGGAAGTCATGATCTACATCACCAGTTCTAGACCTCCCCTAAGGGAAGTTGTTCAAATTCTACGTTCTCTATGGTCAAACGGAATAAAAACTGGATTGTTGGAAGGCGCCCTGTCAGTCGATGAATCAGCCAAAGAAGTCGGTGCCACCATGGTAGTTATGATAGGCGAAGGTGGTGAGCTTCGGGTACGCTGCTTAGACAATGATCGATTTCAAGAACGGCACGTGACTCGGGCAGAACTCATCCCCTACACATTGAGAGTTCTTCGGCCCGATTCATCCACAAGTGATTTAGCAGTTGCTCTGCAAAATACGTCTATTACGAACACTGCCTCAATCAAAAGTATTCCATCGCTAAGCGGCCAATCGCAGAATAGCAGTACTGCCTCGCTCGATCTCATCTTTTTAACGTCGGAGAAAATGAATGCGAATAAAAAACGCCGTTACGAGAACCAGGTTGAGCACAAGCTATCGCCCATTCTGTCCAAGTTCcataaaaaggaaaaaatttCCTTGATTATGGTTGATCTCCCGAAAGCTCCGCTCCGCGAACTGATTGGCTTGCTGGATCCGTCCGAATGCGGTAACGACGATGGAACCTCATCAATTTCGTTTGAACTGAATGCTCTCATCGAGCGATATCCGAAGTACAAGCGTAACATTAGAGAAATTTATGGCGAAATTATGGATACTTTCAGTGAGAGTAAAGCTATGCCCATAGTCGGGGTTTACAGCGTAATAGATTCGTTCAGTCGACTTATTCTGTAA
- the LOC131435849 gene encoding pre-mRNA-splicing factor syf1 homolog, with protein MPISSEVDLTEVFFNEEDLPYEEEILRNAYSVKHWMRYVEHKRNAPKFVINTVFERALKELPGSYKLWYNYLKTLRRQVKGKCITDPEYEEVNNAFERSLVFMHKMPRIWMDYCSFMTAQCRITRTRQVFDRALRALPITQHQRIWPLYLEFLSKFDIPETAVRVWRRFLKLCPEDAEEYVEFLISIGHLDEAAQQLASIVDNESFVSKHGKSNHQLWNELCELISKNPDKVHSLNVDAIIRGGLRRYTDQLGHLWNSLADYYVRSGLFDRARDIYEEAIQTVTTVRDFSQVFDAYAQFEELSLSKVMEELAKNSNPTDDDEIDIELRMARFEYLMERRLLLLNSVLLRQNPHNVAEWHKRIELYEGKPHEIINTYTEAVHTVQPKLAVGKLYTLWVEFAKFYEQNNQLPDARIVFEKAVQVDYLKVDELASVWCEWAEMEIRAENFDDALKIMQRATAMPKRKVAYHDDTETVQMRVYKSLKLWSMYADLEESFGTFQTCKQVYDRILDLKICTPQIIINFGLFLEEHNYFEEAFKAYEKGISLFKWPNVYDIWNTYLTKFLKRYGGQKLERARDLFEQCLDGCPPELAKNLYLLYAKLEEDHGLARHAMAVYERSTTAVKEDEAFAMFNLYIKKAAEIYGIPRTRQIYEKAIEALPEAQSRQMCMLFAEMETKLGEIDRARAIYAHCSQMCDPRVTAEFWQTWKEFEIRHGNEDTMREMLRIKRSIQATYNTQINMMSATLINSAVTGAGSEPKDAMRALETKAAETASRAIAAVGASGGNIMFVRGETQGGSKKDDKVVNPDEIDIDEDEDEDEDETNETEGAGEEEDIRKKMPVQKQAVPAKVFGSLRKEDEEDDYD; from the exons ATGCCCATATCGTCGGAGGTTGATTTGACCGAGGTGTTTTTC AATGAAGAAGATCTTCCATATGAGGAGGAAATTCTGAGAAATGCCTATTCGGTTAAACACTGGATGCGCTATGTTGAGCATAAACGAAATGCACCGAAGTTTGTTATCAACACAGTGTTTGAGCGTGCTCTGAaagaactgcccggatcttacAAGTTGTGGTACAACTACCTGAAAACATTACGAAGGCAAGTCAAAGGGAAATGCATTACCGATCCGGAGTACGAGGAAGTTAATAACGCCTTTGAGCGATCGCTAGTGTTTATGCACAAAATGCCTCGAATCTGGATGGATTATTGCAGCTTTATGACAGCACAGTGTCGGATAACACGCACCAGACAGGTTTTTGATAGAGCCCTGAGAGCTTTGCCAATCACTCAACATCAACGAATCTGGCCATTGTATTTGGAATTTCTGAGTAAGTTTGACATCCCAGAAACGGCCGTACGAGTTTGGCGACGGTTCCTGAAACTGTGTCCGGAGGATGCCGAAGAATATGTGGAGTTTCTAATTTCGATCGGTCACTTGGACGAAGCAGCACAGCAATTGGCAAGCATAGTTGATAATGaaagttttgtttcaaaacatggcAAATCAAACCATCAGTTGTGGAATGAGCTTTGCGAGTTGATTTCAAAAAATCCCGACAAGGTGCACTCACTGAATGTTGATGCTATAATTCGTGGAGGTTTGAGAAGATATACCGATCAATTGGGTCATTTGTGGAATTCGCTAGCTGATTACTACGTTCGTAGTGGTCTGTTTGATAGAGCTAGGGACATCTACGAAGAAGCTATTCAAACTGTTACGACGGTTCGGGATTTCAGTCAAGTATTCGATGCATATGCTCAATTTGAAGAGTTAAGTTTAAGCAAAGTCATGGAGGAATTGGCCAAAAATTCTAACCCAACCGACGATGACGAAATCGATATTGAACTTCGAATGGCTCGTTTCGAGTATTTGATGGAACGAAGACTTTTACTATTGAATAGTGTTCTATTGCGTCAAAATCCCCATAACGTGGCAGAATGGCACAAACGAATTGAACTGTACGAAGGGAAACCACACGAGATTATTAATACCTACACGGAAGCAGTTCATACGGTGCAGCCGAAGTTAGCTGTTGGTAAACTTTACACGCTGTGGGTGGAATTTGCGAAATTCTATGAACAAAATAACCAACTACCGGATGCTCGCATCGTGTTTGAAAAAGCAGTCCAAGTTGACTATTTGAAGGTAGATGAATTGGCCAGTGTTTGGTGCGAATGGGCTGAAATGGAAATCCGAGCGGAGAACTTCGACGACGCTTTGAAGATAATGCAAAGGGCCACTGCCATGCCCAAGCGGAAAGTTGCCTATCACGATGACACCGAAACGGTACAGATGAGAGTGTACAAAAGTCTTAAACTGTGGTCAATGTACGCTGATTTGGAAGAATCTTTCGGAACATTCCAAACCTGCAAGCAGGTGTACGATCGAATCTTGGATCTCAAGATCTGCACACCACAAATCATCATAAATTTTGGTTTGTTTCTAGAAGAACACAACTATTTTGAGGAGGCATTTAAAGCGTACGAAAAAGGAATATCTCTTTTCAAATGGCCAAATGTGTATGACATCTGGAATACTtatttaacaaaatttttgaaacgaTATGGTGGACAAAAGTTGGAACGAGCACGCGACTTGTTTGAACAATGTCTAGACGGTTGTCCACCTGAGTTGGCTAAAAATCTCTACCTTCTGTACGCAAAGCTTGAAGAAGATCACGGCCTTGCTCGACACGCGATGGCCGTCTACGAGCGGTCCACTACGGCTGTCAAGGAGGATGAAGCGTTCGCCATGTTCAATCTATACATTAAGAAAGCAGCTGAAATCTACGGTATTCCGAGAACCCGACAGATCTACGAGAAAGCCATTGAAGCTCTACCGGAAGCCCAGTCACGGCAGATGTGCATGCTGTTTGCCGAAATGGAAACCAAGCTGGGTGAAATCGATCGGGCCCGAGCTATTTACGCCCATTGTAGTCAAATGTGCGATCCTCGCGTCACTGCAGAGTTTTGGCAAACGTGGAAAGAGTTCGAAATTCGACATGGTAACGAAGATACGATGCGAGAGATGCTGCGCATCAAACGTTCCATCCAGGCAACCTACAATACACAAATCAATATGATGTCGGCTACATTGATCAATTCGGCTGTGACTGGGGCTGGATCGGAACCGAAGGATGCCATGCGGGCACTGGAAACGAAGGCCGCCGAAACTGCATCTCGTGCTATTGCGGCAGTGGGTGCCAGCGGTGGGAATATTATGTTCGTACGTGGGGAAACGCAAGGGGGCTCAAAGAAGGACGACAAAGTTGTCAATCCGGATGAGATTGATATTGACGAAGACGAGGATGAAGATGAGGACGAAACAAACGAAACAGAAGGCGCTGGTGAAGAAGAGGACATTAGAAAGAAAATGCCAGTGCAAAAGCAAGCTGTTCCAGCGAAAGTATTTGGTAGTTTACGAAAAGAAGATGAAGAAGACGACTATGATTAA
- the LOC131435850 gene encoding polyribonucleotide nucleotidyltransferase 1, mitochondrial has protein sequence MLRLVCRNRDGIQVLSDILPILHRSFSSTLETPDIDVPLSTGRVVRISSGKYARFADGCSVVTIGDTAVMVTAVSRAKSTSSNSSFLPLVVDYRQKAAAAGRIPTNFLRRELGPSEKEILAARLVDRSVRPLFPIEFRSDTQLVCNMLAIDSSNLPDVQAINAASAALSLSDIPWNGPIGAVRVGLVDNEVIINPTRKELQLSSLDLVVTATKHNLVVMLEGRGNIVNENELRMAIKKATKETQLIINGIERLQKSFGKAKKTMEPLPQAEQEIETAVRTMSEMRLREIFNDFSHDKFSRDNAVTNTRIDTIDKVWSSYPSSDPALITECFNRFCKIVFREMVFEENRRCDGRNLDDLRKISCSVNLHKPLHGSALFQRGQTQVFATVALDSPESALKLDPITSLDTGVKSKNFFLHYEFPPYATGETGKIGPVGRREIGHGALAEKGLLPIIPNDHPFTIRLTSEVLESNGSSSMATVCAGSMALMDAGIPVHEAAAGVAIGLMTKYENDDTKHLHDYRILTDLLGIEDYMGDMDMKVAGTRKGMTAIQADIKIPGIPLKVVMESLQKAMEARFKILDLMENTIGMARTIRKDCWPVTDRLQIEPHQRSKLVGPGGVNLRRLYLETGVQLTQEDENNFRIFAPSEAAMHEAKEYLENLMKVDRVPDLEFGSIYTAKIVELLDTGVMVKLYPSMPPALLHNSQLDQRKIAHPSVLGFEVGTEIQVKYFGRDPVSGYMRLSRKVLQGPATNLVRNLDRSGLAAGNSQPVPTSNSNDGTVGGKL, from the exons atgTTACGGCTTGTATGCAGAAACCGGGATGGTATACAAGTATTATCTGATATACTTCCCATCTTACACCGATCGTTCAGTTCTACGCTTGAGACACCGGATATTGATGTACCTCTTAGTACTGG TCGTGTAGTTCGCATATCCTCGGGTAAATATGCCCGTTTCGCAGATGGTTGCTCCGTTGTCACCATCGGCGATACAGCTGTGATGGTAACGGCTGTGTCCCGAGCCAAATCAACTAGCTCAAACAGTTCGTTTCTGCCGTTAGTTGTTGACTACCGTCAGAAGGCAGCAGCTGCCGGTAGAATTCCCACAAATTTTCTACGTCGAGAGTTAGGGCCATCGGAGAAAGAGATTTTGGCAGCTCGTTTGGTGGACCGGTCTGTAAGACCCTTGTTCCCAATAGAGTTTAGAAGCGATACTCAACTGGTGTGTAACATGTTGGCCATTGATTCTAGTAACCTACCGGATGTTCAAGCCATTAATGCCGCATCGGCTGCGCTGAGTCTTAGCGATATTCCTTGGAATGGGCCGATTGGGGCAGTCCGAGTTGGGCTGGTTGACAACGAGGTAATTATCAATCCTACCAGGAAGGAATTACAACTTTCCTCACTGGATTTGGTAGTGACTGCGACGAAACATAATTTGGTCGTGATGTTGGAAGGTCGAGGCAATATTGTGAATGAAAATGAGCTCAGAATGGCGATTAAAAAGGCTACCAAAGAAACTCAGCTGATTATCAATGGGATTGAGCGGCTTCAGAAGTCATTtggaaaagcgaaaaaaacaatgGAACCTTTGCCGCAGGCGGAACAGGAAATCGAGACGGCCGTTAGGACTATGTCCGAGATGCGATTGCGTGAAATTTTTAATGATTTCTCGCATGATAAATTCAGCCGAGATAATGCGGTAACCAATACCAGAATTGATACGATCGACAAGGTGTGGTCCAGTTATCCCAGCTCAGATCCGGCGTTGATTACCGAGTGTTTCAATCGGTTCTGTAAGATCGTTTTTCGAGAAATGGTGTTCGAAGAGAATCGAAGATGTGATGGGCGGAATCTGGAtgatttgagaaaaatatcgtGTTCCGTGAACCTACATAAGCCATTACATGGGTCAGCACTTTTCCAGCGTGGTCAAACTCAGGTGTTTGCAACAGTTGCTTTAGATTCGCCGGAAAGTGCTCTCAAGCTGGATCCAATTACCTCGTTAGATACGGGTGTGaaatcgaaaaactttttcctgcACTATGAGTTTCCACCGTATGCAACCGGTGAAACTGGTAAGATTGGACCGGTAGGTCGGCGGGAAATCGGTCATGGAGCCCTTGCCGAGAAAGGTCTTCTACCCATTATTCCAAACGATCATCCTTTCACGATTCGACTTACCTCAGAGGTGCTGGAATCGAACGGGTCTAGTTCGATGGCGACGGTTTGTGCAGGATCGATGGCTCTAATGGACGCTGGCATTCCCGTGCATGAAGCTGCCGCTGGTGTAGCAATTGGGTTAATGACAAAGTATGAAAACGATGATACTAAACATTTGCACGATTATCGAATATTAACGGATCTGTTGGGAATCGAGGATTACATGGGTGATATGGACATGAAGGTTGCTGGTACTCGGAAAGGAATGACGGCGATTCAAGCTGATATTAAAATTCCTGGAATACCACTGAAG GTTGTTATGGAATCACTCCAGAAAGCGATGGAAGCCCGTTTCAAAATTCTAGACCTAATGGAAAACACCATCGGAATGGCTAGAACGATACGAAAAGACTGTTGGCCTGTGACGGATCGGTTGCAAATTGAACCACATCAGCGTTCCAAACTTGTCGGTCCAGGTGGAGTCAACCTCCGTCGGCTCTATCTGGAAACGGGCGTTCAACTGACACAAGaggatgaaaacaatttccggatatttGCACCATCGGAGGCGGCCATGCATGAAGCAAAAGAATACCTCGAGAACTTGATGAAGGTGGATAGAGTGCCGGACCTTGAATTTGGGTCGATTTATACTGCCAAAATAGTGGAATTGTTAGATACCGGAGTTATGGTGAAATTATATCCGTCAATGCCTCCGGCTTTACTGCACAATTCGCAGTTGGATCAGCGCAAG ATCGCCCATCCATCCGTTCTGGGTTTCGAAGTTGGTACGGAAATACAAGTCAAATATTTCGGCCGGGATCCGGTGTCCGGTTATATGCGTCTCTCGCGAAAAGTACTGCAAGGACCGGCAACCAATTTAGTGCGTAATTTAGACCGCTCGGGGCTCGCTGCTGGCAATTCTCAACCCGTTCCTACAAGCAATTCCAATGACGGTACCGTTGGTGGAAAATTGTAG